From a single Hypomesus transpacificus isolate Combined female chromosome 14, fHypTra1, whole genome shotgun sequence genomic region:
- the LOC124476230 gene encoding protein arginine N-methyltransferase 8-B, which yields MGIKHSSRCMLLRRKMAESESSEQQHPQPIRIIQSQSTQPTPLPRPVPSVHHVPRPPHAPHSASLPSCPGRGKMAKSLNPEDMTSRDYYFDSYAHFGIHEEMLKDEVRTLTYRNAMYHNKHVFKDKVVLDVGSGTGILAMFAAKAGAKHVYGIECSSISEYSERIIKSNHLDSVITIFNGKVEEVELPVEEVDIIISEWMGYSLFYESMLNTVIFARDKWLKPGGLMFPDRAALYVVAIEDRQYKDFKIHWWENVYGFDMTCIRNVAMKEPLVDIVDSKHVVTNSCLVKEIDIYTVKTEDLSFTSAFCLQINRNDYVHALVTYFNIEFTKCHKKTGFSTAPDAPYTHWKQTVFYLEDYLTVRRGEEIIGSIAMKPNEKNIRDLDFTFELDFKGQLCEAAISHDYKMR from the exons ATGGGAATAAAACACTCTTCTCGCTGTATGCTTCTGAGGAGAAAGATGGCGGAGTCAGAGAGCTCTGAG CAGCAGCATCCACAGCCAATCCGCATCATCCAGTCCCAGTCGACCCAGCCCACCCCATTGCCCAGGCCCGTGCCCTCGGTCCACCATGTGCCTAGACCACCCCACGCGCCTCACTCTGCCAGCCTGCCCAGCTGTCCCGGCCGAGGGAAGATGGCCAAGTCCCTCAACCCCGAGGACATGACTTCCAGAGACTACTACTTTGACTCCTATGCCCATTTTGGCATCCATGAG GAGATGCTGAAGGACGAGGTGCGGACCCTGACCTACAGGAACGCCATGTACCACAACAAGCACGTCTTCAAAGACAAGGTGGTGCTGGACGTGGGCAGTGGGACAGGCATCCTGGCCATGTTTGCTGCCAAGGCAGGAGCCAAGCACGTGTACGGG ATTGAGTGCTCCAGTATATCTGAATACTCTGAGAGGATCATCAAGTCGAACCACTTGGATAGTG TCATCACCATCTTCAACGgcaaggtggaggaggtggagcttcctgtggaggaggtggacatCATCATCTCTGAGTGGATGGGCTACAGCCTCTTCTACGAGTCCATGCTCAACACGGTCATCTTCGCCAGGGACAAGTGGCTG aAACCTGGCGGCCTGATGTTTCCAGATCGTGCTGCCCTGTATGTGGTGGCCATAGAAGACCGGCAGTACAAGGACTTCAAGATCCACT ggtggGAGAATGTGTATGGTTTTGACATGACTTGCATCCGGAACGTGGCAATGAAGGAACCATTGGTGGACATAGTGGACTCCAAACATGTGGTCACCAACTCCTGCCTGGTCAAG GAAATAGACATCTACACAGTGAAGACCGAGGACCTGTCCTTCACGTCCGCCTTCTGCCTGCAGATCAACAGGAACGACTACGTCCACGCTCTGGTCACCTACTTCAACATCGAGTTCACCAAGTGTCACAAGAAAACTGGCTTCTCCACCG cCCCTGACGCCCCCTACACTCACTGGAAGCAGACAGTGTTCTATTTGGAGGACTACTTGACTGTccgcaggggggaggagatcaTCGGCAGCATCGCTATGAAGCCCAACGAGAAGAACATA CGTGACCTGGATTTCACATTTGAGCTCGACTTTAAAGGACAGTTGTGTGAGGCAGCCATCTCCCATGACTACAAGATGCGCTAG